In Microcoleus sp. FACHB-831, the DNA window AAAGGTGTTGCAACTTAAAATTTATAGCGACTCAAATAATTGTTATGCCTATGCAAAGCAGTATGACATTTAGCAGCATTGTTGCATTATTCAGTGCAATGGTTGTTCTGGCTTCTATTCCCAGCGTTAGTGTAGTGGCTGTCTCCACAAGAGCAGCTACCTCTGGATTTATTCATGGTGTTTTCACCACCATAGGTATAGTGCTTGGTGACATCATTTTCATAATAATAGCCATTTGGGGTTTATCGTTTCTTGCGGAAACGATGGGGAGCCTATTTGTCGTAATAAAATACCTTGGCGGTGCTTATCTTATATTGTTAGGAATAGGGCTATGTAGGTCAAAAGCGAAGGAGCTGGAGACAGAGGAAGTTATAGAATCTTCTTTGTTGTCCAGTTTTTTGACTGGGCTGTTTATTACATTAGGAGATCAAAAAGCCACCTTATTTTATCTTGGGTTTTTTCCAGCTTTTCTCGATCTTTCTAAAATATCTTATTTTGACACCAGCATCATTATAGCGATTACTATATTGGCTGTAGGCGGCGTAAAACTTGGTTATGCATTCATGGCGGACAGAGCTAGATTGTTTATTAGTTCCAAAATAAGAAAAGGAATGAACATTGCCGCTGGCTGTGTAATGATTGCTGTTGGAGTATTTTTAGTAACAAAGGCTTAATCGTATGGCTAAGTTGAGCGTACCTAACAACTTACGGTTCGCTC includes these proteins:
- a CDS encoding LysE family translocator, which codes for MPMQSSMTFSSIVALFSAMVVLASIPSVSVVAVSTRAATSGFIHGVFTTIGIVLGDIIFIIIAIWGLSFLAETMGSLFVVIKYLGGAYLILLGIGLCRSKAKELETEEVIESSLLSSFLTGLFITLGDQKATLFYLGFFPAFLDLSKISYFDTSIIIAITILAVGGVKLGYAFMADRARLFISSKIRKGMNIAAGCVMIAVGVFLVTKA